A genome region from Alicyclobacillus acidocaldarius subsp. acidocaldarius DSM 446 includes the following:
- a CDS encoding DnaD domain-containing protein, whose translation MEPSGRQGGNSDYLSAPFVAVPCDLLRRFAQLGLHPHELVVLLQILASGQTEGTTELSPHELGERCGMSSKEVMACVERLVTEGFLAIGERYDDQGAHVTYFDLQPLWDKLKGRRRMVQPPPAEKDLVSLFEEEFGRPLSSLECDQLRAWLGEHGYPEWLVVEALKESVLANKYSFRYIDRVLYNWQKNNVRSRQDLEQYRAQYRERQAQWRGEPQAGQSKPRSRPASPRTAAREPVRDERYASFYELFPD comes from the coding sequence ATGGAACCTTCGGGCCGGCAAGGTGGCAACAGCGACTACCTGAGTGCTCCGTTTGTCGCCGTGCCGTGCGATCTTCTGCGGCGCTTCGCTCAGCTCGGCCTGCACCCGCATGAGCTCGTCGTGCTGTTGCAGATCCTCGCGAGCGGGCAGACGGAGGGCACGACGGAACTATCCCCGCACGAACTGGGCGAGCGCTGTGGCATGTCGAGCAAAGAGGTCATGGCGTGTGTGGAGCGGCTCGTCACGGAAGGTTTTCTCGCCATCGGCGAGCGGTACGACGATCAGGGGGCGCACGTGACCTACTTCGATCTGCAGCCGCTATGGGACAAGCTGAAGGGGCGCCGGCGCATGGTGCAGCCTCCGCCTGCCGAGAAGGATCTCGTCAGCCTGTTCGAGGAGGAATTCGGCCGTCCCCTCTCCTCCCTGGAGTGCGACCAGCTCAGGGCGTGGCTCGGCGAACACGGCTACCCCGAGTGGCTCGTCGTCGAAGCGCTGAAAGAAAGCGTGTTGGCCAACAAATATAGTTTTCGCTACATCGATCGGGTCCTGTACAACTGGCAGAAGAACAACGTTCGCTCGCGGCAAGATCTCGAACAGTACCGCGCGCAATACCGCGAAAGACAGGCTCAATGGCGTGGCGAGCCCCAGGCCGGCCAGTCGAAGCCGAGATCGCGACCCGCCTCTCCGCGCACAGCTGCACGCGAGCCCGTGCGCGACGAGCGATACGCCAGTTTCTATGAACTCTTTCCCGACTGA
- the asnS gene encoding asparagine--tRNA ligase has translation MAEWTTVRQLADHVGQDVRLRGWLYNKRSSGKIHFLQVRDGTGLVQCVVVKSNVSDETFAASDALTQESSLVVEGTVRQDARAPGGYEIDVRHIEPVQLAHEYPIALKEHGIDFLLDHRHLWIRVPRQRAILRIRAEIECAIQAFLDNNGFTRVDAPILTPASCEDTTELFETRYFDDTAYLTQSGQLYMEAAAMALGKVYCFGPCFRAEKSKTRRHLIEFWMVEPEMAFVEHEENLRVQEALVEHVVQSVIDRCAPELELLGRDIARLERVRAPFARMSYDDAIRWLRDHGFDIAWGDDFGSPHETALAEQFDTPVFIERYPTKLKAFYMQPDPDRPEVVLCADMLAPEGYGEIIGGSQRIHDYELLKARFEEHRLPEETYGWYLDLRRYGSVPHSGFGLGLERTIAWICGLDHVREAILFPRMLYRMAP, from the coding sequence GTGGCTGAATGGACCACGGTTCGCCAACTCGCCGATCACGTCGGTCAGGACGTGCGGTTGCGGGGATGGCTGTACAACAAGCGTTCGAGTGGCAAGATCCACTTTCTCCAGGTCCGGGACGGGACAGGCCTCGTTCAATGCGTGGTTGTCAAGTCGAACGTGTCGGATGAGACGTTCGCGGCAAGCGATGCGCTCACGCAGGAATCGTCGCTTGTCGTCGAAGGGACGGTGCGCCAGGACGCGCGCGCGCCGGGGGGATACGAGATTGACGTCCGTCACATCGAGCCCGTGCAGCTGGCGCACGAGTATCCCATCGCGCTGAAGGAGCACGGGATCGACTTTCTTCTCGACCATCGCCATCTGTGGATCCGCGTGCCGAGGCAGCGGGCGATTCTCCGCATTCGCGCTGAGATCGAGTGCGCCATCCAGGCGTTTTTGGACAACAACGGGTTTACGCGCGTGGACGCGCCCATCCTCACGCCGGCCTCGTGCGAGGACACCACGGAGCTGTTTGAGACGCGCTACTTCGACGATACGGCTTATTTGACGCAGAGCGGCCAATTGTACATGGAGGCCGCGGCCATGGCGCTGGGGAAAGTGTACTGCTTCGGCCCGTGTTTCCGGGCGGAGAAATCCAAGACCAGGCGCCATCTCATTGAGTTTTGGATGGTGGAACCCGAGATGGCCTTTGTCGAGCACGAGGAGAATCTGCGGGTGCAGGAGGCGCTCGTCGAGCACGTGGTGCAATCGGTGATCGACCGCTGCGCGCCGGAGCTTGAGCTGCTCGGCCGGGACATCGCCCGACTGGAGCGGGTCAGGGCGCCGTTCGCCCGCATGTCGTACGACGATGCCATTCGCTGGCTGCGCGATCACGGGTTCGACATCGCCTGGGGAGACGACTTCGGATCGCCGCACGAAACGGCGCTCGCGGAGCAGTTTGACACGCCGGTGTTCATCGAGCGGTATCCCACCAAGCTGAAGGCCTTTTACATGCAGCCTGATCCGGATCGGCCCGAGGTGGTGCTCTGCGCCGACATGCTGGCCCCGGAAGGCTATGGCGAGATCATCGGGGGGAGCCAGCGCATTCACGACTACGAACTGCTGAAAGCGCGCTTTGAGGAACATCGGTTGCCAGAGGAGACGTACGGCTGGTATCTCGATCTGAGGCGCTACGGTTCCGTGCCGCATTCCGGATTCGGCCTCGGCTTGGAAAGGACGATCGCATGGATCTGTGGGCTCGATCACGTCCGAGAAGCGATTCTGTTTCCCCGCATGCTCTACCGAATGGCGCCTTAA
- the surE gene encoding 5'/3'-nucleotidase SurE: protein MREENAVMRMLICNDDGIQAAGLFALVEVASTFGEVIVAAPDRQRSASSHGISLHRTIRVERREVPGASDAFALSGTPVDCCKWALAVLHAERPFDLVLSGINAGANLATDVLYSGTVAIAGEAALQGVKALALSHVGPPFDFASAQEACRLLIELAIELDLPADTFLSANIPFVGRKTWTRADIVWCDLGVRRYHDIFSRELDVEGHEVYRYGGDIIDEAGEGLVDIGVVRSGKISLTPLRYHFTNDQFLHDMISRS from the coding sequence ATGAGAGAGGAGAACGCCGTCATGCGCATGTTGATCTGCAACGACGATGGCATCCAGGCCGCGGGGCTGTTCGCACTGGTCGAAGTCGCGTCGACCTTTGGCGAGGTCATCGTGGCCGCTCCTGACCGGCAGCGCAGCGCATCGAGTCACGGGATCAGCCTGCACCGCACGATTCGGGTGGAGCGGCGCGAGGTTCCGGGGGCGTCCGATGCGTTCGCGCTCTCGGGAACGCCGGTCGATTGTTGCAAGTGGGCGCTCGCCGTTCTGCACGCGGAGCGGCCGTTCGATCTGGTGCTGTCGGGTATCAACGCCGGTGCCAATCTGGCGACCGATGTGCTGTATTCGGGGACGGTGGCCATCGCGGGCGAGGCGGCCTTGCAAGGGGTCAAGGCGCTCGCGCTATCCCACGTCGGTCCACCTTTCGACTTTGCCTCGGCGCAAGAGGCATGTCGACTGCTCATCGAACTCGCCATCGAGCTCGATCTGCCTGCGGACACCTTCCTCAGTGCCAATATTCCCTTCGTCGGCAGGAAAACGTGGACCCGCGCCGACATCGTGTGGTGTGACCTCGGCGTGCGGAGGTACCACGACATTTTCTCACGCGAACTCGACGTGGAAGGGCACGAAGTGTATCGTTATGGAGGGGATATCATCGATGAGGCCGGCGAGGGACTCGTCGATATCGGCGTGGTGAGGTCGGGCAAGATCAGTTTGACCCCTTTGAGGTACCACTTCACAAATGACCAGTTTTTACACGACATGATATCTCGTTCATGA
- a CDS encoding D-alanine--D-alanine ligase: MPNRKLRVGVIFGGKSGEHEVSLQSAKSVMDALDPLHYTTIPIGISKDGRWHVGKGAWKALEAKQPAALPSKSAQNASSPSNRFINPEIQGLSPVEVKRSPDWLPPALVNEIDVVFPVLHGTFGEDGTIQGLLEMVGIPYVGSGVLASALGMDKIAMKQIFSAVGIPQARWVGFTRASWAQDDGRIVREIEEQLGYPCFVKPANLGSSVGISKARNQRELVEAVHLALSYDRRVIVEEAIDAREIEIGILGNDDPIASVAGEIVPKREFYDYEAKYQDGGAELRIPADLSPEERKAVESYAIRAFQAIDGSGLARVDFFVERGTGRVLVNEINTMPGFTRFSMYPKLWEASGLAYDKLLDRLIELALERHAERSQLLRSYDKA, from the coding sequence GTGCCAAATCGCAAACTGAGGGTCGGCGTCATCTTTGGTGGAAAGTCCGGTGAACACGAGGTCTCGCTGCAGTCGGCCAAGTCGGTGATGGATGCGCTTGATCCTCTCCACTATACCACGATACCCATTGGGATTTCGAAGGACGGGCGTTGGCACGTCGGGAAGGGTGCGTGGAAGGCGCTCGAGGCGAAGCAGCCCGCCGCATTGCCGAGCAAAAGCGCTCAGAACGCCTCGTCCCCTTCCAACCGGTTCATCAACCCGGAAATTCAGGGGCTGTCACCCGTCGAGGTCAAGCGGTCGCCCGATTGGCTCCCTCCTGCGCTTGTGAACGAGATCGACGTCGTCTTTCCGGTGTTGCACGGAACCTTCGGCGAAGACGGCACAATTCAGGGGCTCTTGGAGATGGTGGGCATTCCCTACGTAGGATCCGGTGTGCTTGCCTCGGCCTTGGGTATGGACAAAATTGCTATGAAGCAAATTTTTTCGGCCGTGGGAATCCCGCAGGCGCGCTGGGTAGGATTCACGCGCGCTTCCTGGGCCCAGGATGACGGGCGGATCGTGCGGGAGATTGAAGAACAGCTCGGATATCCCTGCTTCGTCAAACCCGCGAATCTCGGATCGAGCGTCGGGATCTCCAAAGCTCGAAATCAGCGGGAACTCGTGGAGGCCGTCCATCTCGCCCTGTCCTACGACCGGCGCGTGATTGTGGAGGAGGCCATTGACGCCCGCGAGATCGAAATCGGCATTCTCGGCAACGACGATCCTATTGCGTCGGTTGCTGGCGAGATCGTCCCCAAGCGCGAATTTTATGATTATGAAGCGAAGTATCAGGACGGAGGCGCGGAGCTGCGCATTCCTGCAGACCTGTCGCCTGAGGAGCGAAAGGCCGTGGAATCGTACGCCATCCGGGCCTTCCAGGCCATCGACGGCTCAGGGCTGGCCCGAGTGGACTTTTTCGTCGAGCGAGGAACCGGCCGCGTGTTGGTGAACGAGATCAACACGATGCCCGGGTTCACGCGCTTCAGCATGTACCCGAAGCTCTGGGAAGCATCCGGATTGGCGTACGACAAGTTGCTGGACCGCCTCATTGAGCTCGCGCTGGAACGACACGCGGAGCGGAGCCAGCTTCTGAGATCGTATGACAAGGCGTAA
- a CDS encoding ATP-dependent metallopeptidase FtsH/Yme1/Tma family protein, with amino-acid sequence MTMREWLIGTGIAVVAFLGMLHVIQIIPVLFLAGLGAMLWVVLDRRNAQSPAGRDVAVRPNVSFDEIGGQESAKRELMEALDFLRYRDRIAQLGIRPIKGILLTGPPGTGKTLMAKAAATYTDSVFLSASGSEFVEMYVGVGASRVRDLFRRARALAKRENKDSAIIFLDEIDVVGGRRGQHSHQEYDQTLNQLLTEMDGMNTSQHPFVLVMAATNRPDMLDPALLRPGRFDRQIRVDLPDKEGRLHILRIQTKNKPLAPDVDLEHIARETFGFSGAQLEAVVNEAAIMALRKGESVIRQEMFRDAVDKVLMGEKTGRRPTDEELERVAVHEIGHAIVTELLRPGAVSHITIAPRGRALGFVRQIPEDDQYLYTKDQLEQQIDIALAGCLAEELQYGNRSTGAQNDFQQASQLARTMVRCGLSRLGIVDEEHLPERLLEREVRFILAERERATRDLLRPYQGEIARLAKQVVREESVDGAEFRQWLNGLAPAELTSAMTTASE; translated from the coding sequence ATGACCATGCGCGAATGGCTCATCGGAACCGGGATCGCCGTGGTGGCGTTCTTGGGCATGTTGCACGTGATTCAGATCATCCCTGTCCTGTTCCTCGCGGGACTCGGGGCGATGCTGTGGGTGGTCCTGGACCGACGCAACGCGCAATCGCCTGCGGGCCGGGATGTGGCGGTTCGCCCGAACGTCTCGTTTGACGAGATCGGCGGGCAGGAGTCCGCCAAGCGGGAGTTGATGGAGGCGCTGGACTTCTTGCGGTATCGGGACCGCATCGCGCAACTCGGGATTCGGCCAATTAAGGGAATCCTGCTCACGGGACCTCCTGGAACAGGGAAAACGCTCATGGCGAAAGCCGCGGCCACCTACACCGATTCGGTGTTCCTGTCCGCCTCGGGCTCCGAATTTGTCGAGATGTACGTGGGCGTGGGCGCGAGCCGCGTGCGCGACCTGTTTCGCCGAGCCCGCGCGCTCGCGAAGCGAGAAAACAAGGACAGCGCCATCATCTTTCTCGACGAGATCGACGTGGTGGGCGGACGGCGTGGTCAACACAGCCATCAGGAATATGATCAGACGCTGAATCAGTTGCTGACCGAAATGGACGGAATGAACACGTCGCAGCATCCGTTCGTGCTCGTCATGGCGGCCACCAACCGGCCGGATATGCTCGATCCGGCATTGCTCAGGCCGGGGCGCTTCGATCGGCAAATTCGAGTCGATCTGCCGGATAAAGAGGGGCGCCTGCACATTCTCCGAATCCAGACGAAGAACAAGCCCCTCGCGCCGGACGTGGATCTCGAACACATCGCCCGCGAAACCTTCGGGTTTTCGGGGGCGCAGCTCGAAGCCGTGGTCAACGAAGCGGCCATCATGGCGCTCCGGAAGGGCGAGTCCGTGATCCGGCAGGAGATGTTCCGAGACGCGGTCGACAAGGTCCTGATGGGCGAAAAGACGGGGCGGCGTCCGACCGACGAGGAGTTGGAGCGCGTGGCGGTCCACGAGATTGGACACGCCATCGTGACCGAGCTTCTGCGGCCCGGTGCGGTCTCTCACATCACCATCGCGCCAAGGGGCCGCGCGCTCGGCTTTGTTCGTCAGATCCCGGAAGATGACCAGTATCTCTACACGAAAGACCAGTTGGAACAGCAGATCGATATCGCGCTGGCCGGTTGTCTGGCGGAGGAGCTTCAATACGGGAACCGAAGCACGGGGGCGCAGAACGATTTTCAACAGGCGTCTCAGTTGGCGCGGACGATGGTGAGGTGTGGGCTGTCCAGGCTCGGAATCGTGGACGAAGAGCACCTGCCCGAGCGGCTCCTTGAGCGCGAGGTGCGCTTCATTCTCGCCGAACGGGAGCGGGCGACGCGGGATTTGCTTCGGCCGTATCAAGGCGAGATCGCTCGCCTCGCGAAGCAGGTCGTGCGCGAGGAAAGCGTGGACGGAGCCGAGTTTCGCCAGTGGCTGAACGGACTCGCGCCGGCCGAGCTCACGTCGGCAATGACCACGGCAAGCGAGTGA
- a CDS encoding YpmA family protein: MDSKWSVYATMVCSNSEDLYRLIDFLNRNLKDKDVIFGMAKSEQHPDKVQITIYRTDAT; this comes from the coding sequence TTGGATTCCAAATGGAGCGTCTACGCAACCATGGTGTGTTCGAATTCGGAAGATCTGTATCGCCTCATTGATTTTCTAAATCGAAACCTGAAAGATAAGGACGTCATCTTCGGGATGGCCAAGTCAGAACAGCACCCCGATAAAGTGCAGATTACGATTTACCGGACGGATGCAACATGA